The following are from one region of the Pirellulaceae bacterium genome:
- a CDS encoding magnesium chelatase, whose protein sequence is MNRPSNLAELLDSGWQSKSVKLELHDNFVRQLAAGEPLFPGIVGYQHTVIPEISIGLLAGHDMLFLGEKGQAKSRLMRSLVQFLDPCIPYLDIPSVPIHEDPLRPITSAAKRFLAEHPPDEVPIAWWARDERYTERLSPGTKFADIIGEIDPSRLTSGVSMSTEEALHFGLIPRMHRGIFAMNELPELDELVQVGLFNILEERDVQIRGYPVRFDLDIFILFSANPSTYNRSGKVIPQLKDRIGSIIQTHYPTERELGIQIMQQEAGIDLAGPHPVVVPYFMAEIVEEMTRQARRSKYVDHASGVSARFSLSNYRAMIASARQRSIVLGESPAVPRISDLGHLYSSSLGKLELDLMGSHQMSERQVLDAIIAEAIKVVFQEYVDAHGLAEIADIFARGLRVEVGDLLPSSQYAQRLRAVPPAWEKAFDVNASQQPAMRASCVEFVLAGLYALDKISRNQKFGQVVYET, encoded by the coding sequence ATGAACCGACCAAGCAATTTGGCTGAGCTGCTGGATAGCGGCTGGCAATCTAAATCCGTCAAACTTGAACTGCACGACAATTTTGTGCGACAATTGGCGGCCGGCGAACCGCTTTTTCCAGGAATTGTGGGCTACCAGCACACAGTCATTCCCGAAATCAGCATCGGGCTACTGGCCGGACACGATATGCTGTTCCTGGGTGAAAAGGGACAAGCCAAAAGCCGCTTGATGCGCTCGCTGGTTCAGTTCTTGGACCCCTGTATTCCCTACTTGGATATACCAAGTGTCCCCATTCATGAAGATCCACTCCGGCCAATTACCTCGGCGGCCAAACGGTTCCTGGCCGAACATCCGCCAGACGAGGTTCCCATCGCCTGGTGGGCCCGCGATGAGCGGTACACCGAACGCCTCAGCCCCGGCACCAAGTTCGCGGACATTATCGGCGAAATAGATCCGTCGCGACTGACCAGCGGAGTCAGCATGAGCACCGAAGAGGCGCTGCACTTCGGACTAATACCGCGAATGCATCGTGGCATCTTTGCGATGAACGAATTGCCAGAACTGGACGAGCTGGTTCAGGTTGGCCTGTTCAATATTTTGGAAGAGCGCGATGTGCAGATTCGTGGCTATCCCGTGCGATTCGATCTGGATATTTTCATTCTGTTCTCTGCCAACCCCAGCACGTACAACCGCAGCGGAAAAGTCATCCCCCAACTCAAGGACCGCATCGGCTCGATCATCCAGACGCATTATCCGACCGAGCGTGAGCTGGGGATTCAGATCATGCAACAAGAGGCCGGCATCGACCTAGCTGGTCCACATCCGGTAGTGGTACCGTACTTTATGGCTGAGATCGTTGAAGAGATGACTCGCCAGGCACGACGCAGCAAGTACGTCGATCATGCTTCCGGTGTTTCGGCTCGGTTCAGTCTGTCGAACTACCGCGCCATGATCGCCAGCGCTCGGCAACGCTCGATTGTACTGGGCGAATCACCCGCTGTTCCGCGCATCAGCGACTTGGGGCATTTGTACTCATCCAGCCTGGGCAAATTGGAACTGGACCTGATGGGCAGCCATCAAATGTCCGAACGTCAAGTCTTAGACGCGATCATTGCCGAAGCCATCAAAGTCGTCTTCCAAGAGTACGTAGACGCTCACGGCCTAGCGGAAATCGCCGACATCTTTGCTAGGGGTCTGCGAGTCGAAGTCGGCGATCTGCTGCCCAGCTCGCAATACGCTCAGCGCCTGCGCGCCGTACCGCCAGCCTGGGAGAAGGCGTTTGACGTTAACGCTAGTCAACAACCCGCCATGCGCGCTTCGTGCGTAGAATTTGTTTTGGCCGGATTATACGCGCTAGACAAGATCAGCCGCAACCAAAAATTCGGCCAAGTCGTCTATGAGACCTAG
- a CDS encoding sugar ABC transporter ATP-binding protein, translating into MPPPLLDIRDISKRFGSTQALEQVSLEVQAGRVLALIGENGAGKSTLLKVLSGAHRADDGHMQLLGQSYQPSGHPHQAKLAGIAMIYQELSLASDLSVEDNILLGQPCMAGGLLLRQRQRDRVRQALAAVGLPNLSPRAIVGRLSVAHQQLIEIARALASNARIILFDEPTSSLPQAEVQTLFTIIRRLKHEGLGIVYISHFLEEVRQIADDYCVLRDGRQVGRGRIADVSNRQIISLMVGRDVDDLYPKVSYQPGEELMRVQNLTGSRLPAPINLALRRGEILGVAGLVGAGRTELVRCLMALDRQLTGQVRVGDRVVGARVRSRMANGLAMLSEDRKGEGLALDLSIAENITLSRLAPYRHWGLLNWRLRRQAATEQMRLVEVKAQSPDQPVGQLSGGNQQKVALARILHQQAQILLLDEPTKGIDVGTKAEIYRMMGQLAAGGKTIVFVSSYLPELLAVCDRIAVMARGQLQEIRAAADWTDEEIMRCAVGGEVVGQSPDD; encoded by the coding sequence ATGCCGCCTCCGCTGCTGGACATTCGCGACATCAGCAAACGATTTGGATCCACCCAGGCTCTGGAGCAAGTTAGTCTGGAAGTCCAAGCGGGCCGCGTTCTGGCTCTGATTGGAGAAAATGGCGCGGGCAAGAGTACGTTGCTGAAAGTACTCAGCGGCGCACATCGCGCCGACGACGGGCATATGCAGTTGCTGGGACAGTCCTATCAGCCGTCGGGACATCCGCATCAAGCCAAATTGGCCGGCATTGCTATGATCTACCAGGAATTGAGTTTGGCTTCGGACCTGTCGGTTGAGGACAACATTCTGCTGGGACAACCCTGTATGGCCGGCGGATTATTGCTGCGGCAGCGGCAACGCGACCGCGTACGCCAAGCCCTGGCGGCCGTGGGTTTGCCAAACTTATCTCCCCGCGCCATCGTCGGACGGTTGTCCGTAGCCCATCAACAGTTGATCGAAATTGCGCGCGCCCTGGCTAGCAACGCGCGCATCATCCTGTTTGATGAGCCTACCAGTTCGTTGCCTCAAGCCGAAGTTCAGACGCTGTTCACGATCATTCGTCGCTTGAAACATGAGGGCTTGGGGATCGTGTACATCAGTCACTTCCTGGAGGAGGTCCGGCAGATTGCCGACGACTATTGCGTGCTCCGCGACGGACGTCAGGTTGGCCGGGGGCGTATCGCCGATGTCTCGAACCGACAAATCATTTCGCTGATGGTCGGTCGCGACGTCGATGACTTGTATCCGAAGGTCTCGTATCAGCCAGGCGAAGAGCTGATGAGGGTACAGAATTTGACTGGCTCGCGATTGCCCGCACCGATCAATCTCGCGCTGCGGCGTGGAGAGATTCTGGGCGTCGCTGGCTTGGTTGGAGCGGGTCGTACAGAACTGGTGCGGTGCTTGATGGCCCTGGATCGGCAACTTACGGGCCAAGTGCGCGTAGGTGACCGCGTCGTAGGCGCGCGTGTTCGCAGCCGCATGGCTAATGGACTAGCGATGTTGTCCGAGGATCGTAAGGGCGAGGGCTTGGCGCTGGATTTGTCCATTGCAGAAAATATCACTCTCAGCCGCTTGGCACCGTATCGACACTGGGGCCTATTAAATTGGCGTCTTCGCCGACAGGCTGCGACCGAGCAAATGCGGCTGGTTGAAGTCAAGGCGCAGAGCCCCGATCAGCCGGTAGGACAATTGTCGGGGGGTAATCAACAAAAGGTCGCTTTGGCACGCATACTACACCAGCAAGCGCAAATATTGTTGTTGGACGAACCCACCAAAGGTATCGACGTTGGTACCAAGGCCGAGATTTACCGGATGATGGGACAATTGGCGGCTGGGGGAAAAACGATTGTTTTTGTAAGCTCCTATTTGCCTGAATTGCTTGCCGTATGTGATCGCATCGCCGTAATGGCTCGCGGACAACTACAAGAAATCCGCGCTGCCGCTGACTGGACCGACGAAGAGATCATGCGCTGCGCTGTCGGCGGCGAGGTTGTTGGGCAATCACCGGACGATTAG
- a CDS encoding ABC transporter permease, which produces MKFAGQLFQLLFRSQLGPLVALLVIVMIFTVADQVSGSGSFASWRNARVLSSSAALIAVPALGMTMIIIAGGIDLSAGTTLTLCGTVLASSLKYHVTAGQPSFATDIAVAVGLTLLTGCLCGLFNGVIISATQVIPFIVTLGTMTIFLGIGQIIAQQSTVYAPADHIPTWLQNLSVTGSNPDRYLLIPYVPTNALLAIVLACAVAVLLKYTIFGRNIFALGSNRLTARLCGVPIGMTIVSVYALAGLFFAIGGLLYFAEVKNGNPPDGVGRELEIIAAVVLGGGSLSGGRGSIVGSMIGALIIVVIRNGCTLLQIPNTYTLIIIGAIIIVAVVVDQLRHGSPEWLFRMLPGTTRSA; this is translated from the coding sequence ATGAAGTTCGCCGGCCAGCTTTTTCAGTTGCTTTTCCGTAGCCAACTTGGTCCGCTGGTGGCACTGCTGGTGATCGTGATGATCTTCACTGTTGCCGATCAAGTATCCGGCTCAGGCAGTTTCGCCAGTTGGCGCAACGCGCGCGTACTCTCCAGCTCAGCAGCCCTGATCGCAGTTCCGGCTTTGGGTATGACTATGATTATCATTGCCGGTGGCATCGACTTGTCGGCCGGTACCACGCTCACTCTCTGCGGCACGGTGCTGGCCAGCAGTTTGAAATACCACGTTACTGCTGGCCAACCCAGTTTTGCAACCGATATTGCAGTGGCCGTCGGCTTGACGCTACTGACCGGCTGCCTGTGTGGCCTGTTTAACGGTGTCATCATCAGTGCGACGCAGGTGATCCCCTTTATCGTGACTCTAGGAACCATGACCATCTTTCTGGGGATTGGTCAAATCATTGCTCAGCAATCGACCGTCTACGCTCCAGCCGATCACATTCCGACCTGGCTCCAAAACCTGAGCGTCACCGGATCGAACCCTGACAGATACTTGCTGATCCCCTACGTCCCCACCAACGCGCTGCTAGCCATTGTGTTAGCCTGCGCGGTGGCAGTACTGCTGAAGTACACCATTTTCGGGCGCAATATCTTTGCCCTAGGCAGTAACCGACTGACCGCTCGATTGTGTGGGGTGCCCATCGGCATGACAATCGTCAGCGTCTATGCGTTGGCTGGACTGTTCTTTGCCATCGGCGGCCTTCTGTACTTTGCCGAAGTCAAGAACGGCAATCCGCCAGACGGTGTTGGCCGCGAACTGGAAATTATCGCCGCTGTCGTTTTGGGCGGTGGCAGTTTGAGCGGCGGTCGCGGCTCGATCGTCGGATCGATGATTGGAGCGCTGATCATTGTGGTCATTCGCAACGGCTGTACCTTGCTGCAGATTCCCAATACTTACACGCTGATCATCATCGGTGCCATCATCATCGTCGCCGTGGTGGTCGATCAACTGCGGCATGGATCGCCCGAATGGCTATTCCGAATGTTGCCAGGTACAACCCGGTCAGCGTAG